In Vibrio japonicus, one DNA window encodes the following:
- a CDS encoding TIGR02444 family protein has translation MNPEHVTISLSLERLWQFSLQYYSTRGVKDACLNLQNQFKGNVNLLLLLKWLDEQQVCFKDKDWLQVEECLGRSEALLHSYRDIRRKLKVHVPDALYRESLQFELQLERRQQSDLVACINAIELKHNIGEPLALRYCRQLGAEHLYSSVFSNPMDHIVNM, from the coding sequence ATGAATCCAGAACACGTAACAATTTCACTCTCATTAGAAAGGCTATGGCAATTTAGCTTGCAGTACTACAGTACGCGGGGAGTGAAAGACGCGTGTCTGAATCTACAAAATCAGTTCAAAGGCAATGTAAACCTGCTGCTGCTTCTCAAATGGCTAGATGAGCAGCAGGTGTGCTTCAAAGATAAAGATTGGCTGCAAGTGGAAGAGTGCTTAGGGCGCTCTGAAGCACTGCTGCATAGCTACCGAGACATTCGACGCAAACTTAAAGTGCATGTTCCTGATGCACTTTATCGAGAGTCGCTTCAATTTGAGCTTCAGCTAGAAAGGCGTCAACAGTCAGATTTGGTGGCGTGCATCAATGCCATCGAGCTAAAACACAATATCGGTGAACCTTTGGCGCTTCGCTATTGCCGTCAGCTGGGTGCCGAACACCTATACTCTTCTGTGTTTTCTAATCCAATGGACCATATCGTTAACATGTAG
- a CDS encoding hydrolase, with the protein MTQFVAATGLTNPHLQTLAPRFIRKKALFEPVWQTLSTPDNDFLDLAWSEDWRTEQAQSKPIFVLFHGLEGCFYSPYANGLMHAFAKDGWLSVMMHFRGCSGKPNNLARAYHSGEVEDARFFLEYLDDLFPNQNKVAVGISLGGNMLANYLAQYNAKPLLNAATIVSAPLDLSACSQRIEQGFSKLYKSYLLSSLKKNALRKHHLLKGELDLSYNSIKRVTKLYEFDDLITAPLHGFKDADDYYQRCSGIHRLKDITLPTQIIHAKDDPFMTDAVIPKYVLPDNIDYRLFEQGGHVGFVSGSALKPRFWLEEALPAYYECLSVSA; encoded by the coding sequence ATGACCCAATTTGTTGCAGCAACAGGGTTAACGAACCCGCACCTACAAACGCTCGCCCCCCGCTTTATTCGCAAGAAAGCCTTGTTTGAGCCTGTTTGGCAAACGCTCTCAACACCAGACAATGATTTTCTTGATTTAGCCTGGAGTGAAGATTGGCGCACTGAACAAGCCCAAAGCAAACCCATTTTTGTGCTGTTCCATGGCCTCGAAGGTTGTTTTTATAGCCCTTACGCGAACGGCCTGATGCATGCATTTGCTAAAGATGGCTGGTTATCTGTCATGATGCATTTTCGCGGCTGTAGCGGAAAACCCAATAACTTAGCAAGAGCCTATCATTCTGGTGAAGTGGAAGACGCTCGCTTTTTTCTAGAGTATCTGGATGACCTTTTTCCAAATCAAAATAAAGTCGCAGTTGGTATCTCTTTAGGTGGCAATATGCTGGCAAATTACTTAGCTCAGTATAATGCCAAGCCCCTGTTAAACGCGGCCACGATTGTCTCAGCTCCCCTCGATCTTTCGGCTTGTTCACAGCGTATAGAGCAAGGTTTCTCTAAGCTCTACAAATCCTATCTGCTTTCTTCACTGAAGAAAAATGCACTACGGAAGCATCATTTATTGAAAGGTGAGTTGGACCTCTCATACAACAGCATCAAACGTGTTACTAAGCTTTATGAGTTTGATGATTTAATCACGGCCCCGTTGCACGGATTTAAAGATGCTGATGACTATTACCAGAGATGCTCTGGGATTCACCGCTTAAAAGACATTACTCTACCGACCCAAATCATACACGCCAAAGACGACCCATTCATGACGGATGCGGTGATCCCTAAATATGTTCTTCCAGACAACATTGATTACCGGTTGTTTGAGCAAGGCGGACATGTGGGTTTTGTCTCTGGCAGTGCCTTAAAGCCAAGGTTCTGGCTTGAAGAAGCGCTACCGGCCTACTATGAATGCCTGTCAGTTTCGGCATAA
- a CDS encoding YheU family protein, which produces MIIPWQQIAPDTLENLIKEFVLREGTDYGEHEVSLQNKVDQIKAQLESGEAVVVFSELHETVDIQLRRHFKE; this is translated from the coding sequence ATGATTATTCCATGGCAACAAATAGCGCCAGACACGTTAGAGAATCTCATCAAAGAGTTTGTCCTGCGCGAAGGGACGGACTATGGAGAACACGAAGTCTCCTTGCAAAATAAGGTTGACCAGATCAAAGCCCAGCTCGAATCGGGTGAAGCCGTGGTGGTGTTCTCCGAACTCCATGAAACCGTTGATATTCAACTAAGGCGACACTTTAAAGAATAG
- a CDS encoding phosphoribulokinase — MSAKHPIIAVTGSSGAGTTTTSEAFRKMFNMMDVKPAWVEGDSFHRFTRPEMDIEIRKARDQGRHISYFGPQANDFPALAEFFRQYGYDGTGQVRRYLHTFDEAVPYNQMPGTFTPWQELPENSDVLFYEGLHGGVVDGDVNVSQHVDFLIGMVPIVNLEWIQKFVRDTRDRGHSREAVMDSIVRSMDDYLNYITPQFSRTHINFQRVPTVDTSNPLNAKGIPSLDESFVVIRLRGITNVDYPYLLAMIDGSFMSRHNTLVVPGGKMSFAMELIVRPILQQLIETGKIG, encoded by the coding sequence ATGTCAGCAAAACACCCTATTATCGCGGTAACAGGTTCATCTGGTGCCGGTACTACTACGACATCTGAAGCTTTCCGAAAAATGTTCAACATGATGGACGTTAAGCCCGCATGGGTTGAAGGTGACAGCTTCCATCGCTTTACTCGACCAGAAATGGACATAGAGATACGTAAAGCCCGAGACCAAGGGCGGCATATTAGCTATTTTGGACCTCAGGCTAACGACTTCCCCGCATTGGCTGAATTCTTTCGTCAGTATGGCTACGACGGAACCGGACAAGTGCGCCGTTACCTTCATACCTTTGATGAAGCCGTACCGTACAATCAAATGCCCGGAACGTTTACTCCTTGGCAGGAGCTCCCTGAAAACTCTGATGTACTCTTTTACGAAGGGCTTCACGGCGGTGTGGTTGATGGTGACGTCAACGTATCACAGCACGTCGATTTTTTGATTGGTATGGTGCCGATTGTTAACCTAGAGTGGATTCAGAAGTTCGTTCGCGATACGCGTGACCGAGGTCACTCCCGAGAGGCCGTTATGGACTCTATCGTGCGTTCTATGGATGACTACCTCAACTACATTACGCCACAATTTTCTCGGACTCATATTAACTTTCAGCGCGTACCGACTGTCGATACCTCTAACCCGCTAAACGCCAAAGGCATCCCAAGCCTAGATGAAAGCTTCGTGGTCATTCGACTACGCGGTATAACCAACGTGGACTACCCATATCTGCTCGCCATGATAGATGGCTCTTTCATGTCTCGGCATAACACCTTGGTTGTCCCTGGAGGCAAGATGAGCTTTGCGATGGAACTGATTGTCAGACCTATCCTTCAGCAACTCATCGAAACGGGTAAAATTGGCTAA
- the crp gene encoding cAMP-activated global transcriptional regulator CRP, which yields MVLGKPQTDPTLEWFLSHCHIHKYPSKSTLIHAGEKAETLYYIVKGSVAVLIKDEEGKEMILSYLNQGDFIGELGLFEEDQERTAWVRAKSPCEVAEISFKKFRQLIQVNPDILMRLSAQMASRLQVTSQKVGDLAFLDVTGRIAQTLLNLAKQPDAMTHPDGMQIKITRQEIGQIVGCSRETVGRILKMLEEQNLISAHGKTIVVYGTR from the coding sequence ATGGTTCTAGGTAAACCTCAAACCGACCCAACATTAGAGTGGTTCCTTTCACACTGTCATATTCATAAGTACCCATCAAAAAGCACGCTGATCCACGCGGGCGAGAAAGCAGAAACTTTGTACTACATTGTTAAAGGTTCTGTTGCAGTACTTATCAAAGACGAAGAAGGTAAGGAAATGATTCTTTCTTACCTAAACCAAGGCGACTTTATCGGTGAACTTGGTCTGTTCGAAGAAGATCAAGAACGTACAGCATGGGTTCGTGCAAAATCTCCTTGTGAAGTCGCGGAAATCTCTTTCAAGAAATTCCGTCAGCTAATTCAAGTTAACCCAGACATTTTGATGCGCCTATCGGCACAGATGGCAAGTCGTCTTCAGGTGACGAGCCAGAAAGTGGGTGACCTAGCGTTCCTAGACGTAACAGGCCGTATCGCTCAAACTCTACTGAACCTAGCAAAACAACCTGATGCGATGACGCACCCAGACGGTATGCAAATCAAGATCACTCGTCAGGAAATTGGACAGATCGTTGGCTGTTCTCGTGAGACAGTAGGCCGTATCCTGAAAATGCTTGAAGAGCAGAACCTAATTTCTGCGCACGGTAAGACAATCGTTGTTTACGGTACTCGTTAA
- a CDS encoding DUF1338 domain-containing protein, translating to MTPDVLFQSLWNDYIQRLCPSAEQVHQLLQEDEPLINDHIALRTFNVAPLGIATLAQPFLDAGYKPCGDYEFESKKLVAKHFEHPDPKQPKVFISELKVNECSEELQAIVAKLVEQLDTDKLKGHEFLYGGRLWDLSFADYQILAKESEYASWLAAHGYGANHFTVSVNQLNAFAEVKEVNDHLRQAGFDINEFGGEVKGSPEVLLEQSSTMADKVPVQFTEGTEIVPGGFYEFAKRYPMSNGELYPGFVAASADKIFESTNG from the coding sequence ATGACGCCAGATGTTTTATTCCAGTCGTTATGGAATGACTATATTCAACGCTTATGTCCCTCTGCAGAACAAGTACACCAACTGCTTCAGGAAGATGAACCACTGATCAATGACCACATCGCTCTACGTACATTTAACGTAGCGCCTTTGGGTATCGCGACGTTAGCTCAACCGTTTCTTGACGCAGGTTATAAGCCTTGTGGCGATTACGAGTTTGAAAGTAAAAAACTGGTCGCAAAACACTTTGAGCACCCAGATCCGAAACAGCCAAAAGTGTTCATCAGTGAGCTCAAAGTCAACGAGTGTTCTGAGGAACTGCAAGCGATCGTAGCTAAGCTCGTTGAGCAATTGGACACCGATAAGCTAAAAGGTCACGAGTTCCTGTATGGCGGACGCTTATGGGATCTTAGCTTTGCCGATTATCAAATTCTGGCAAAAGAGAGCGAATATGCATCATGGCTGGCAGCGCATGGTTACGGTGCAAACCACTTTACAGTGAGTGTGAATCAACTGAACGCTTTTGCTGAAGTCAAAGAGGTGAATGATCACCTTCGTCAAGCTGGGTTTGATATCAACGAATTCGGTGGCGAAGTGAAAGGCTCACCGGAAGTGCTATTAGAGCAATCGTCGACGATGGCAGATAAAGTGCCAGTACAGTTCACAGAAGGCACTGAGATCGTACCGGGCGGCTTTTACGAGTTTGCTAAGCGTTACCCAATGAGTAACGGCGAGCTTTATCCTGGATTTGTCGCGGCATCAGCAGACAAAATCTTCGAAAGCACCAACGGTTAA
- the astD gene encoding succinylglutamate-semialdehyde dehydrogenase, whose translation MTHWIAGEWVAGQGEPMNSQSPYNGEVIWEALSATPAQVDDAVKAARDAFLSWKKLSFEEREAIVLAFAEQVKEHSEQIAEVIAKETGKPLWETRTEAAAMAGKIAISIRAYHDRTGESTREAAGNQIVLRHRPLGVMAVFGPYNFPGHLPNGHIVPAILAGNTVVFKPSEQTPMTGELAMKLWEKAGLPKGVINLVQGAKETGIALAESKGIDGLLFTGSANTGHILHRQFAGQPGKMLALEMGGNNPMVITDNYGDLDATVYTIIQSAFISAGQRCTCARRLYVPVGEKGDVLVDKLVAATKKIRVGQPFAEPAPFMGPQISEAAAKFILDAQANLQSLGAVSLLEAKGGEAAFVTPGIIDVTPIADLPDEEYFGPLLQVVRYQGLDKAVELANDTRFGLSAGLVSTDDSEWDYFVDHIRAGIVNRNRQLTGASGDAPFGGPGASGNLRPSAYYAADYCAYPMASMEGGETLLPATLSPGVEL comes from the coding sequence ATGACACATTGGATTGCAGGAGAATGGGTTGCCGGACAAGGTGAGCCAATGAATTCACAAAGCCCATATAACGGCGAAGTTATCTGGGAAGCGCTAAGTGCAACACCTGCTCAGGTTGATGATGCGGTGAAGGCTGCCCGCGACGCATTCTTGAGCTGGAAAAAACTCAGCTTTGAAGAGCGTGAAGCGATTGTCTTGGCTTTTGCTGAACAAGTAAAAGAGCACAGCGAGCAGATCGCTGAAGTTATTGCGAAAGAAACGGGTAAGCCGCTTTGGGAAACCCGCACTGAAGCGGCAGCGATGGCAGGCAAGATTGCGATTTCTATTCGCGCTTACCATGACCGTACCGGTGAAAGCACTCGCGAAGCTGCAGGTAACCAAATTGTTCTACGCCACCGTCCTTTAGGCGTTATGGCAGTATTCGGCCCGTACAACTTCCCTGGCCACTTACCAAATGGTCACATTGTTCCTGCTATTTTGGCGGGTAACACGGTCGTCTTTAAACCCTCTGAGCAAACGCCAATGACTGGCGAGCTAGCGATGAAACTATGGGAAAAAGCAGGTCTACCGAAAGGCGTGATTAACCTAGTGCAAGGCGCGAAAGAAACCGGTATTGCGTTGGCTGAATCTAAAGGTATTGATGGCCTACTATTTACGGGTAGTGCGAATACAGGGCACATTCTTCACCGTCAATTTGCTGGGCAACCGGGTAAGATGTTGGCGCTAGAAATGGGCGGTAACAACCCAATGGTGATTACCGACAATTACGGCGACCTAGACGCGACGGTTTACACCATCATTCAATCTGCGTTTATCAGTGCAGGCCAACGTTGTACTTGTGCGCGTCGTCTATACGTTCCTGTGGGCGAAAAGGGTGATGTGTTGGTTGATAAGCTAGTCGCAGCGACGAAAAAGATTCGTGTCGGCCAGCCATTTGCCGAGCCAGCGCCATTTATGGGGCCTCAAATTTCTGAAGCGGCAGCGAAGTTTATTCTTGATGCACAAGCAAACCTACAAAGCCTAGGTGCAGTAAGCTTGTTGGAAGCAAAAGGCGGCGAAGCGGCGTTTGTCACTCCGGGCATCATCGACGTTACACCAATTGCCGATCTGCCAGATGAAGAATACTTCGGCCCACTGCTTCAGGTTGTGCGTTACCAAGGCTTGGATAAGGCGGTTGAACTCGCAAACGACACACGTTTTGGTCTATCGGCTGGTCTAGTATCAACAGACGACAGCGAGTGGGATTACTTCGTTGACCATATCCGTGCAGGTATTGTGAACCGTAACCGTCAGTTGACGGGTGCGAGCGGCGATGCACCATTTGGTGGTCCGGGCGCTTCAGGTAACTTACGTCCAAGTGCTTACTATGCGGCGGATTACTGTGCCTACCCAATGGCTTCAATGGAAGGCGGCGAGACGTTGCTTCCAGCGACGCTAAGCCCGGGTGTAGAGCTGTAA